The following nucleotide sequence is from Triticum dicoccoides isolate Atlit2015 ecotype Zavitan chromosome 7B, WEW_v2.0, whole genome shotgun sequence.
CTAGATGGGACCTTATCAGCCGGGCCGGCAACACTCCCACCACCAACGATGCGTGGCCGAAGAAGACTTTATTGAGAGCTGCCaccatcgttgccggaaaggccaaagcggcCGACGTAAAAAAACTTGCCTAAAGACTCAAATAAAAAAGGGTTGgagagtgacagtaggggaagagaAGCAATTTGCTCCATGATTGTTTTTAAATATTTATTTTTTATATTAATGAAAATCTATTTTGAAATATATGGTATTTTTAATAGATATTATAATTAATAATAATTTTGTGATAAAAAAGTTTTGTAACATAAATAACAAAATTTCAAGGTTGGCCTGAACATTTCAGTTAGTCAATGAATGTGGACTCTCTTTCAGTCAAGGTTGCTATTATATTGTCATCATTGCACTAAACATCTTCAGACAATCAGTACTGGGGACTTCTATTATGACACATGATACTCTTTAGATGTTGATATTGTTTCACAACATCATTCAACCATTGATCTTCTCATTGAAATGTATTCTGTAGAGAACAAGAGATGATATATTGGCTTCGAAAGATCTTGACAGAACctaatgtaggtgatgaaattaatTTCTTGTATGCTCTAGCTTCAATCTAAACATCTAGCCGAATACAACAATCTCAACTTGTTGGAGGAGTGGATGTACAATCTCAACAAGACTCGTATAGTTCATTTTTTAAAAGTGTATAGCAAGGTAAGTCAATAATAACTCATCTTTAGTTCTACACTTACACTCCATCTACCACGTCGTTGAGTTGTTGTCGCATTTACTTCGTCCTACCTCCCATCTAGTGCatgtacatatatatataggtCCGATGTGGTGTACACAAGAAGCAAACCACCATGAAAAGTGCTACANNNNNNNNNNNNNNNNNNNNNNNNNNNNNNNNNNNNNNNNNNNNNNNNNNNNNNNNNNNNNNNNNNNNNNNNNNNNNNNNNNNNNNNNNNNNNNNNNNNNNNNNNNNNNNNNNNNNNNNNNNNNNNNNNNNNNNNNNNNNNNNNNNNNNNNNNNNNNNNNNNNNNNNNNNNNNNNNNNNNNNNNNNNNNNNNNNNNNNNNNNNNNNNNNNNNNNNNNNNNNTCTTGTTGAAGTCGTGTTCCGATGAAATACGGAGCGCACACATTAGATTGGGAAGGCATTAGGAAAAGAACAACTTGTGAGTGCTGGACTAGTTGTGATGCACTAGTCTGCAACATTGGCCCTAGGTGAAAACTTGATCCTAAATACGATGGGGCTAATAGTCCCAGAAAAAGGGAGTAATTCACTTGCTACATTGGCATGCAGTAAATCTGGGTCTAACTGACTCACCGGGTACTTGAGAAAAGGAGACAGAGTTACCAGGTGGATGTTCCTCTGAGAAAAGTAAGACATGGTCTCCATGATGGTCAGGGAAACCGCCAGATTCAACCTTGCCATGTGCAAAGCGGTGAAGAATATACTTCAGGATTTTCTCTTGTTCTTCATGGAGGTCCGATCAGTGTACAATGCTAGCGAGGTAGCTACACGCTTTCTAGAGCAGCTGAAACTCGAGTACAATGTTAATTTGTTCTCCCAAAAACATGCAACTTTTAACAGTCTATAATAAGGGCCACATGTAGTACTATGTAAAAAAATCTTGGGCAGAAACCTCAGCTTGGGTTGACTGCCATGTTAGTAGACCAAGACGTACTAGAAACTTGAGCCATTGAAAACTTTGAGGTGCATATGACACATGGTTCATAGGTGAAGAGCAAGGTTAAAAAACATCAGGGTGTACATTCATAAGCCATCTTTGATGCAGTGAGACAAAATTACCATAGATGCAAATCAAAGCAAGCGCACATGGCAGCAAAATGAGTGCAGCTTCTCTGTTTGTACATTCTGAAGGATCCAATAAAGTCGACTATGGTCTCTGGGGTTCCTAGTTAAGAATCCATGGAAGATCAACAATGCATTTCCAGACAGAAGCAATAGACTGACTCTATGCTATGCAAAGAACAGAAAAGATCACAGACAACTTCTGAACATATCTCATATCATGATAACAGGAACCTCCATAAACGATATATTTGAGGTCGGCATAGCAAATATAGCAAGCATGCACCATTACCAACTATCGACAGTTCAAACATCATCAGCGCTATAGCATAGACGTTAGTGTTGCTTGACACACAACCATGAGCCAACCATTAACACTGAACATCATCCTAATTACCTAAGCCAAGCCCCTCCAGGCATCTCACTCACTTCCAGGCTGGGTACGAGTTGTCCCGCCTGTTGTTCCTGAAAGCGCAGCACCCAACAGAGTAGACAATGATGAGGAAAATGAGGAATATGATGTTGACGGTGGCGATTTTCTTCCAGTCATTCTTCACATTAGCGAGCACGCCAGCCTTGCATGACTGGCAGTCATAGCAGAGGGCCCTCGGATCATTCGACCACGTGTTGCAGTCAGGGTCATTGGTAGAGTTGAAGCCAGGAGGTTTGTTCCACATGGTCTCGCTCTGGTAGGTGAAGTTGCACCCGGTTGGGGGTTTGCAGCATCCAGACTGGACACAAGATAGATAGTGTGTGTTAGTTGCAGAAAACAGAACTTGGTAATTCGGCAACAGTTTTAGCATTGGAGAAAACACAATTCAAAGACAAATGTCAAGGCAGAAATGCACAAGACAAATACAAAATATTTGATGGTCTGCATGCGAGTATCATTGACAACAGTACGGAAGCATCATTCAGGGTCAGACCAAAGATAAAACATCAGTATATTGGTTTGCAAGAATACATAGTTCCTCCATGGAAGTGCAGGTATAGTGCTTATGAAGCCACAAATGGCAGAAGCTTCACAGGAGGGGAGGGGTAACATGATAATGCATACCATGGAAGTGCAGGTATAGTGCTTATAAAGCCACAAAAGGTAATAACAATGGTTTACACATAAAGAAAGAATACTGTATTTAGGTAAGCTACACCCCGTTTCTGCATTTCGCAAAAGCTAAAGTGGAACTCTGAAGAAACCACCTCCAGGAAAAGTAAGTCAATACAATAATGTCGAAGGTTTCAGTTTCACATGTGGATGCTATAATTGACATGAACAAGGTATTCCCACACGCAACAAGGGAGAATTACGGTAGTCATAGTCAGGAGCAGGGGGATAGTCAAAAAAAAAGGGATTGCAATAAGAGAAGTTTCACAGCACCAAGCTGCAATTCAGTAAAGTTTATGCAAATTCTATCACAAGGCCATTCCTTCATCAGAATAGAGTACAGCAAAACAATATCATGGGCATCTTCAAAATTAGTGAAATCAAGTGGAATCGATTTGTAcagaaacatgccatgaccaaactGAGTAAATCAAGTTGAATAGCTCGCACTAGTCTCTACAACTGCTCGAATCTTCCATTAAAATTTACCAGACCCTATCGCAACATAACACATTACCATGCAGACAGAAAAGGCAGGCTAGCTGTATCTATTTGGCATGATACTATTAGACAAATAGACAGCCAAGCAACAGCAAGAGAGGAAACCACAGCAGTACAACAGTGGAAGACAATGGTACAGAAATTAAGTAGCTAGTTGACAATGTAGCATAGAAATTGTATGTAATACAATGATGTAATACTAGTGGATTACACATACAGAAAGAATGATGTATTCAGGATTTCAGGTCAGCTACATCCTATATTTGCATTTGGCAAAAGCTAAAGTGGCACTCCAAAGAAACTACCTCCAGGAAGGCAACTCATAGATGCAGTAAGTCTTCAGTACAATTATGTCAAGGGTTCAAATTTCGTAAGTGGACACTACAATTGACATGAACACAGTATTCCCACAGCTTAGTACAGTTTATGCAATGTGAGAAATTTCATGGGTACACCAAGTCCACAATCGAGTAACGTTTACGCAAATCCTACCACAAGGTCATTCCTTCGTCAGAATGGCGTACAAATAAACAACAATCTCATGAACATCCTCAAAAAGTAGTACTGAAATCTAGTGGCATCAATTTGTACCCAAGCATGCCATGAACCAGACTCAATGAATCAAGTTGAATTGCTAGCACTAGGAGTGACCACTGCTCAAATCTTCCATTAATCTTCACCATCACCCTACCACAATATAATGCATTGCCACGCAGCAAGAAAAGGCAGGCTAGCTGTATCCATTAGCAGCTTagcacatactccctccattccaaaatatagtgcgcccacgCTTCCCGAGGtcgaactttgaccataaatttaatgaacgagaccgactgcggcgggagaaaaagttacataattaaaaacttctttcgaatacgaattcactgatataacttttgcccccgccgcaatcggtcttgatagttaaatttacggtcaaagttaaagcacgtggatagaggaagcactacattgtggaatggagggagtaatagacAAATAGACAGCCAAGCAATATAGCAAAGAGGGGAAACGACAGCAGTACAGCACAGTGGAAGACAGTGGTACAGAAATCAAGTCACTAATCGACAATGTAGCATAGCATGGAAATTGCAGAGCAATTATTCATGCGAACTGAAGTGTCACGTgtggtggtccttgcggagatggGATCCCACGATTCTTCTACCGGTCCTGTGGAATACTCAACACACAATCTGTACCAACTCCAGATGCACTGCCACTCGTTCGACCTACCAATCTTCCTACAATTTTTCAGTGGAGATGAAATTTCGAGTCCCCGGGGCGAGACCAATCGATTCGCATCCCCAAATCCAACTAGCAGTAGCAGCAGGGAATTTATTTTCTACCTAAATGCGTTCATAACAATTCGATTAACCCCCAAAATTGCAAGCATTAAACCACATCTATCTCATAAGAGTGAAGAACAAGCGAAGAAATCGACCTGAATCGGGGAGAGGTTGTTGGTGACGAACTGCTGCAGCGACTCCCCCCTGGCCCCGAACCTCTGGCAGACGCCGCCGTCGCGGAGGCAGCTGCGGATCTTGGCCCAGTTGTCGGCGTTCTCGACCCGGCGCTGCAGCCAGGTGGAGTACTCCCCGAGGCGGTACTCCCTGTAGCCCCTCCCGGAGACGACGGAGCCGGCGCCGCGGTTGGtgacgacgaaggcgaagacggtgaagacgaggaggagcgcgatgaggaggaagagcgcgacgaggTAGAGCCAGAGGAGGCAGGATGCGCGGCAGAGGGAGCCCGCCAGCCCCGCGAGGGAGAGCGCCAGGAGGAGGGCACCGAGCGCGATGACCGGCCGCTCCAGGAACCGCTCGCAGTCGGTGGTGGAGGCGCGGTGGCTCAGCCAGATGCCGCCGCCGAGGACGACGAGGGCGAGGACCAGGACCCCCGCGTTCAGCAGGCCCAGCAGCCCGTTGCTGCaccgcgccatggccgccgccgccgctctcgctTCCCTCGAGGGGATTGTGCCGTGCGCGTGACGGGGCGGGGTGGGGGGTTCGAGTAGGTGGGAGGCGTGCGGTGCTTTGCGGTGGGCGGTGTGTGGGGTTTTTAGCGTGGGGCGTGAGGGATTTCGAATTTGGGATTCGAAAAGGGTGTCCGGGAAAACAAAAAGGAGATTCGGAAAGGGGGCACCCTTTTTCTACTTTTTCTTGCTTTTATCATTTAGACCGGCCATAATTCAGATTCGTGTGCCACTCCATAGTTATAAACGAACTTTTACCATCTTCTACGTGTAACTTAttgtcttgtactccctccgtttgtaaTCATATGGCGTTTTGATAGTTCAAGTACAAATTTTGAATAGTTTGCGGTGTTTTAGCCGACATGAAACGCATATGTAAATAAGCTTATTGTTGAATTTGACAAGTTATCTATGTTTTTGTCATCGTTTTGCATTGTATGACTCCATGCCACCAAACGAGTGACAAAAGCAACTGCACGTATAAAGTGGAGCCTTTCTGTTCCTAGTTGACGACGAGATGCTACCATCTTTCTTGGCACTTCAGTGTGCGTGCCAGAAACCCCAGCTCTTGCGTTTGTGTGCATGCTTGGCACAGGAAAAGGTGGAGGGGAAGCCGGGAACAGAATGCTAATAGTCTAGTCCACGAGCACGACTTCATCAAGACGCGAACTCCTTTTTGCAGCAAGCAACACGTGCAGCCAGCGGTGTTTTTCTACAGCCACCAACTCTATTGATTTGCATTTCTATGACACGCACCGAACATGCTACGTTTTTGTTCACTTTCATATGTTCTCCTTTCTTGCAGCAAATGTCCAAACGCCCTTTCTGAGATATGTAAACGTTTGTTTTTAAATACATGGACGTTTATTCTAGAATATCTCTTTTTTGATAAGTAGATATCTCTTTTTTCCGAGAGAAGCATTgagatattgaaggaaatatgccctagaggcaataataaaattattatttatttcctcatatcatgataaatgtttattattcatgctagaattgtattaaccggaaacatgatacatgtgtgaatacatagacaaaactatagtcactagtatgcctctacttgactagctcattaatcaaagatggttatgtttcctgaccatagacatgtgttgtcatttgattagtgggatcacatcattaggagaatgatgtgattgacatgacccattctgttagcctagcacttgatcgtttaatatactgctattgctttcttcatgacttatacaaagttcctgcaactatgagattgtgcaactcccgtttaccggaagaacactttgtgtgctaccaaacgtcacaacataactgggtgattataaaggtgctctacaggtgtttccgaaggtacatgttgggttggcataattcgagattaggatttgtcactccgattgtcggagaggtatctctgggccctctcggtaatactcatcacctaagccttgcaagcatgtaactaatgagttagttatgagatgacgtattacggaacaagtaaagagacttgccagtaacgagattgaactaggtattggataccgatgatcaaatctcgggcaagtaacataccgatgacaaagggaacaaagtatgttgttatgcagtttgaccgataaagatcttcgtagaatatgtaggaaccaatatgggcatccaggtcccgctattggttattgaccgagaatagttttaggtcatgtctacatagttctcgaacccgtagggtccgcacgcttaatgtttcgatgacagttttattatgagtttataagttttgatgtaccgaagtttgttcggagtcccggatgtgatcacggacatgacgaggagtctcgaaatggtcgagacataaagattgatatattggaagcctatgtttggacttcggaatggttccgggtgaaaacgggattttaccggaacaccggggggttaccggaaccctcccgggggttaatgggccttggtgggccatgagggagaagaggaagggccggccagggcaggccgcgcgcccctccccccctagtccgaataggacaaggagaggggggaggcgccccccttccctctttccctccccccaagtcctaatccaactaggaaaggggggagggagtcctactcccggtgggagtaggactcctccggcgcgcctcctccaagggccggccgcaccccccttgctcctttatatacgggggcagggggcaccccatagacacacaagttgatctacggatcgttccttagccgtgtgcggtgcccccttccaccatattccacctcggtcatatcgtcgcgaagcttaggcgaagccctgcgccggtagaacatcaagatcgtcaccacgccgtcgtgctgacggaactctccctcgacactcggctggatcggagttcgagggacgtcatcgagctgaacgtgtgctgaactcggaggctccgtacgttcggtgcttggatcggtcggatcgtgaagacgtacgactacatcaaccgcgttgtgctaacgcttccgcttacggtctacgagggtacgtggacatacactctctcctctcgttgctatgccatcaccatgatcttgcgtgtgcataggaaattttttgaaattactacgttccccaacagtggcatccgagtctaggttttatgcgttgatgttatatgcacgagtagaacacaagtgagttgtggacgatataagtcatactgcctaccagcatgtcatactttagttcagcggtattgtgagatgaagcggcccggaccgacattacgcgtacgcttacgcgagactggtttcaccgttacgagcactcgtgcttaaaggtggctggcgggtgtctgtctctctcactttagttgaaccgagtgtggctacgcccggtccttgtgaaggttaaaacggagtctatttgacaaactatcgttgtggtttttgatgcgtaggtaagaacggttcttgctaagcccgtagcagccacgtaaaatttgcaacaacaaagtagaggacgtctaacttgtttttgcagggcatgttgtgatgtgatatggtcaagacgtgatgctatattttattgtatgagatgatcatgttttgtaaccgaagttatcggcaactggtaggagccatatggttgtcgctttattgtatgaaatgcaaacgccctgtaattgctttactttatcactaagcggtagcgatagtcgtagaagcaatagatggcgtaaacgacaacgatgctatgatgaagatcaaggtatcgcgccggtgacgatggtgatcatgacggtgcttcgaagatggagatcacaagcacaagatgatgatggccatatcatatcacttatattgattgtatgtgatgtttatcctttatgcatcttatcttgctttgattgacggtaccattttaagatgatctctcactaaaattatcaagtagtgttctccctgagtatgcacggttgccaaagttcgtcgtgccgagacaccacgtgatgatcgggtgtgataagctctacgtccatctacaacgggtgcaagccagttttgcacacgcagaatactcaggttaaacttgacgagcctagcatatgcagatatggcctcggaacacggagaccgaaaggtcgagcgtgaatcatatagtagatatgatcaacataatgatgttcaccattgaaaactactccatctcacgtgatgatcggttatggtttagttgatttggatcacgtgatcacttagatgactagagagatgtctgtctaagtgggagttcttaagtaatatgattaattgaacttaaatttatcatgaacttagtacctgatagtatcttgcttgtctatgtttgtttgtagatagatggctcgtgctgtcgttccgttgaattttaatgcgttccttgagaaagcaaagttgaaagatgatggtagcaattacacggactgggtccgtaacctgacgattatcctcattgctgcacagaagagttacgtcctggaagcaccgctgggtgccaggcctgctgctgatgcaactgacgacgttaagaacgtctggcagagcaaagctgatgactactctatagttca
It contains:
- the LOC119337867 gene encoding tetraspanin-8-like, translating into MARCSNGLLGLLNAGVLVLALVVLGGGIWLSHRASTTDCERFLERPVIALGALLLALSLAGLAGSLCRASCLLWLYLVALFLLIALLLVFTVFAFVVTNRGAGSVVSGRGYREYRLGEYSTWLQRRVENADNWAKIRSCLRDGGVCQRFGARGESLQQFVTNNLSPIQSGCCKPPTGCNFTYQSETMWNKPPGFNSTNDPDCNTWSNDPRALCYDCQSCKAGVLANVKNDWKKIATVNIIFLIFLIIVYSVGCCAFRNNRRDNSYPAWK